In the Nicotiana tabacum cultivar K326 chromosome 16, ASM71507v2, whole genome shotgun sequence genome, one interval contains:
- the LOC107762420 gene encoding uncharacterized protein LOC107762420: MSNEEEKRCPLCAEEMDWTDQQFKPCKCGYQVCLWCWHHIMDMAEKDESEGRCPACRTTYEKEKVVKMQANIERAGNNNVHRKSKQPKAKPKTNEVKKDLTNVRVIQRKMAYVIGLPLSLADEDLLQRKEYFGQYGKVTKISLSRTTGGAIQQFVNDSCSVYITYSKEEEAVRCIQSVHGFVLEDRYLRASFGTAKYCHAWLRNLPCGNPSCLYLHSIGADEDSFGKDDAAAIHTRNRVQQIVGDISNMTNRSGNVLPPPIDELSNTSTEKSSIRNATSDAANDAINYSSYTAHGIPYVKDIDSGVPNRMTTFVDIVGRSNTSGTERDGNSNEDCRILDLSSDLSSVTITNGNHGHETYPNTTLFKVSSSSHLVNNLWGNQNSVEFSDEPFGEHYISSDDQGLKDSSSVALRAFLMSSCSAQSTEDSGDHSLVHKSYSPCSNGRDFGALHNQVDEASLPLSCVNAILNEGIHDMKFQSSVKSDRVYRSSTSFSNEEIVQHLRRIDSDNSTNYEDSSFNAVESSIISNIMSIDFDSCDDSMALRRSFAGSYNESDGKLGATWNSLHNDQSGFSFVKQDDFSRQECDLESPFSNIGQVSKNSSIPQDFRENKDQYVQKASYQITRPKVLAPPGFSMPSGDLLRGFASSDEIGRIPRALSGSHSVNSSSSSLLHTPSTGSISSAGDIDFVEPAISSCGSGKPTNGFDISALEIGSACVPQFRAFEDEARIWHLMQQKSVDQEGKFSQVFVSQTPSVHQLQRFPGHGGDEYFGLDDIYGFSSMVNRHQSFDPSSYSQFPQQKLANGNIFNGFQHNSFRDIHHSNEVDCLTELQKNERLGFKNFYAGYGDMMFQAPRSGDVYTRVFGM, translated from the exons ATGAGCAATGAAGAAGAGAAAAGGTGTCCTCTTTGTGCCGAAGAGATGGACTGGACAGATCAGCAGTTTAAGCCTTGTAAATGTGGTTATCAG GTGTGTCTTTGGTGTTGGCATCACATAATGGACATGGCAGAAAAAGACGAGTCAGAGGGTCGATGTCCTGCATGTCGAACAACATATGAAAAGGAGAAAGTTGTTAAAATGCAAGCAAATATTGAGAG AGCAGGGAACAACAACGTCCACCGGAAAAGCAAACAACCAAAAGCAAAGCCAAAAACTAATGAAGTCAAGAAAGATCTCACAAATGTTCGGGTCATTCAACGTAAAATGGCATATGTGATTGGGCTGCCTCTTAGTCTTGCAGATGAAGAT CTTTTACAGCGGAAAGAATATTTTGGGCAGTATGGAAAAGTTACTAAAATTTCTCTTTCTCGGACGACTGGTGGTGCAATTCAGCAATTTGTTAATGATTCCTGTAGTGT ATATATTACGTATTCAAAAGAAGAGGAGGCCGTACGATGTATTCAATCTGTGCATGGTTTTGTCTTGGAAGATAGGTATTTGAG AGCATCCTTTGGGACTGCAAAGTACTGCCATGCGTGGTTGAGAAACTTG ccttgcggtaatccttcttgtctatatttgcATAGCATTGGTGCTGATGAAGATAGTTTTGGTAAAGATGATGCAGCTGCAATTCATACAAG GAATAGAGTTCAACAAATTGTTGGCGACATCAGTAATATGACGAATCGCTCAGGAAATGTCTTGCCACCTCCGATTGATGAATTATCGAATACATCGACTGAGAAATCTAGCATTAGAAATGCAACAAGT GATGCAGCAAATGATGCAATTAATTACAGTAGCTACACGGCTCATGGAATTCCTTATGTTAAGGATATAGATTCTGGTGTGCCGAACCGAATGACAACTTTTGTAGATATTGTTGGACGGTCCAACACTTCAGGTACAGAGAGAGATGGAAATAGCAATGAAGATTGTAGGATTTTGGATTTATCTTCTGACCTATCTTCAGTAACCATTACTAATGGTAATCATGGTCATGAAACATATCCGAACACAACTCTGTTCAAAGTTTCATCTTCAAGTCACCTTGTCAATAATCTGTGGGGGAACCAAAATTCTGTTGAATTTTCTGATGAACCATTCGGGGAACATTATATATCTTCTGATGATCAAGGACTGAAGGATTCAAGTAGCGTGGCTCTAAGGGCTTTTCTTATGTCATCTTGTTCTGCTCAATCCACAGAGGACTCCGGTGATCATTCATTAGTACATAAGTCATATAGTCCGTGTAGCAATGGAAGGGATTTTGGAGCTTTACATAATCAAGTGGATGAAGCTTCTCTGCCACTTTCATGTGTAAATGCAATATTAAATGAAGGAATACATGATATGAAATTCCAAAGTTCTGTCAAATCTGATAGGGTTTACAGAAGTTCTACCTCATTCTCCAATGAAGAAATAGTGCAGCACCTACGGAGGATTGATAGTGATAACTCGACTAACTATGAGGATTCATCATTCAATGCTGTAGAAAGCAGTATTATTTCAAATATTATGTCAATTGACTTTGATTCATGTGATGATTCAATGGCCTTACGTCGTAGCTTTGCTGGCTCGTATAATGAATCTGATGGGAAGCTTGGTGCTACCTGGAACTCTTTGCATAATGATCAATCGGGGTTCTCTTTCGTGAAGCAAGATGACTTTTCAAGGCAAGAATGTGATTTAGAGTCTCCTTTTAGTAATATTGGTCAGGTATCAAAGAATTCATCCATCCCTCAAGATTTCAGAGAGAACAAGGATCAGTATGTGCAGAAGGCTTCGTATCAAA TCACTAGACCAAAAGTTTTGGCTCCACCTGGATTTTCAATGCCCTCTGGGGACCTGCTTCGCGGTTTTGCCTCATCTGATGAAATAGGACGAATCCCTCGTGCTCTCTCCG GAAGTCATTCAGTAAATAGTTCTTCATCAAGTTTGCTTCACACACCATCAACTGGAAGTATTAGCAGTGCAGGTGATATTGATTTTGTTGAACCTGCCATATCAAGCTGTGGAAGCGGCAAGCCAACAAATGGTTTTGATATCTCTGCCCTGGAAATCGGGTCAGCTTGTGTACCACAGTTTAGAGCCTTTGAAGACGAGGCAAGAATCTGGCATTTGATGCAACAAAAATCTGTAGATCAAGAAGGGAAATTCTCTCAAGTTTTTGTTTCACAAACACCGTCTGTTCATCAATTACAAAGATTTCCTGGTCATGGCGGGGATGAATATTTTGGTCTAGATGATATATATGGCTTCTCATCGATGGTGAACCGACACCAAAGTTTTGATCCATCTTCCTATTCACAATTTCCACAACAAAAGCTTGCCAATGGTAACATCTTTAATGGCTTCCAGCACAATAGTTTCCGCGATATCCATCATAGTAATGAAGTAGACTGCTTGACAGAACTCCAGAAAAATGAGAGATTAGGTTTCAAAAATTTCTATGCTGGATATGGAGATATGATGTTCCAGGCGCCCAGGTCTGGCGATGTATACACCAGAGTTTTTGGAATGTAA
- the LOC107762421 gene encoding glutathione S-transferase L1 isoform X3, which translates to MAALSIGYQIHFHFNPPNLPPLPTKFSSLSFTAKHPLRCHHIGCPKIYAPPAVSVMAFGSSREVLPPALDSSSEPPVIFDGTPKLYISYSCPYAQRTWIARNYKGLQEKIKLVPIDLKNRPDWYKEKVYPANKVPSLEHNNEVKGESMDLIRYIDSNFEGPSLFPDDPSKREFAEEMFSHFDSFYKAVISSFKEDTVNDGTFDSIETALSKFVDGPFFLGTFSLVDIAYAPFIERFQPFLLDVKNFDITTGRTKLAAWIEEMNQIEAYTVTKRDPKELLESYKKRFLSQV; encoded by the exons atggCAGCTTTGAGCATTGGATATCAAATTCATTTCCATTTCAATCCTCCTAATCTTCCTCCTTTACCGACCAAATTCAGTTCTCTCTCTTTTACTGCTAAACACCCATTAAGATGCCATCACATTGGGTGCCCCAAAATCTATGCGCCACCAGCTGTTTCAGTAATGGCTTTTGG AAGTTCCAGAGAGGTGCTTCCCCCTGCCCTTGATTCCTCTTCAGAGCCACCGGTCATCTTTGATGGAACTCCCAA GCTTTATATCTCTTACTCATGCCCATATGCCCAACGTACGTGGATTGCTAGAAATTATAAG GGGTTGCAGGAAAAGATAAAGTTGGTTCCTATTGATCTAAAGAACAGGCCAGATTGGTACAAAGAGAAGGTTTATCCAGCAAATAAG GTTCCATCACTGGAGCACAACAATGAAGTTAAGGGAGAGAGTATGGATCTAATTAGATATATTGACAGTAACTTTGAAGGGCCTTCGCTTTTCCCAGAT GATCCTTCTAAGAGAGAATTCGCGGAAGAAATGTTCTCCCACTTTGACTCCTTTTACAAAGCTGTAATTTCATCTTTCAAGGAAGACACAGTAAATGATGGCA CATTTGATTCCATTGAGACTGCTCTTTCCAAGTTTGTTGATGGACCTTTCTTCCTTGGTACGTTCAGTCTG GTGGATATAGCTTATGCTCCATTCATTGAAAGATTCCAGCCCTTCTTGCTCGATGTAAAGAACTTTGATATTACAACAGGCAGGACAAAACTTGCAGCATGGATCGAG GAGATGAACCAAATTGAGGCTTATACAGTAACTAAACGCGACCCAAAGGAGCTTCTGGAAAGCTATAAAAAACGTTTCTTG TCTCAGGTTTGA
- the LOC107762421 gene encoding protein IN2-1 homolog B isoform X2 — translation MAALSIGYQIHFHFNPPNLPPLPTKFSSLSFTAKHPLRCHHIGCPKIYAPPAVSVMAFGSREVLPPALDSSSEPPVIFDGTPKLYISYSCPYAQRTWIARNYKGLQEKIKLVPIDLKNRPDWYKEKVYPANKVPSLEHNNEVKGESMDLIRYIDSNFEGPSLFPDDPSKREFAEEMFSHFDSFYKAVISSFKEDTVNDGITAFDSIETALSKFVDGPFFLGTFSLVDIAYAPFIERFQPFLLDVKNFDITTGRTKLAAWIEEMNQIEAYTVTKRDPKELLESYKKRFLSQV, via the exons atggCAGCTTTGAGCATTGGATATCAAATTCATTTCCATTTCAATCCTCCTAATCTTCCTCCTTTACCGACCAAATTCAGTTCTCTCTCTTTTACTGCTAAACACCCATTAAGATGCCATCACATTGGGTGCCCCAAAATCTATGCGCCACCAGCTGTTTCAGTAATGGCTTTTGG TTCCAGAGAGGTGCTTCCCCCTGCCCTTGATTCCTCTTCAGAGCCACCGGTCATCTTTGATGGAACTCCCAA GCTTTATATCTCTTACTCATGCCCATATGCCCAACGTACGTGGATTGCTAGAAATTATAAG GGGTTGCAGGAAAAGATAAAGTTGGTTCCTATTGATCTAAAGAACAGGCCAGATTGGTACAAAGAGAAGGTTTATCCAGCAAATAAG GTTCCATCACTGGAGCACAACAATGAAGTTAAGGGAGAGAGTATGGATCTAATTAGATATATTGACAGTAACTTTGAAGGGCCTTCGCTTTTCCCAGAT GATCCTTCTAAGAGAGAATTCGCGGAAGAAATGTTCTCCCACTTTGACTCCTTTTACAAAGCTGTAATTTCATCTTTCAAGGAAGACACAGTAAATGATGGCA TTACAGCATTTGATTCCATTGAGACTGCTCTTTCCAAGTTTGTTGATGGACCTTTCTTCCTTGGTACGTTCAGTCTG GTGGATATAGCTTATGCTCCATTCATTGAAAGATTCCAGCCCTTCTTGCTCGATGTAAAGAACTTTGATATTACAACAGGCAGGACAAAACTTGCAGCATGGATCGAG GAGATGAACCAAATTGAGGCTTATACAGTAACTAAACGCGACCCAAAGGAGCTTCTGGAAAGCTATAAAAAACGTTTCTTG TCTCAGGTTTGA
- the LOC107762421 gene encoding protein IN2-1 homolog B isoform X1, protein MAALSIGYQIHFHFNPPNLPPLPTKFSSLSFTAKHPLRCHHIGCPKIYAPPAVSVMAFGSSREVLPPALDSSSEPPVIFDGTPKLYISYSCPYAQRTWIARNYKGLQEKIKLVPIDLKNRPDWYKEKVYPANKVPSLEHNNEVKGESMDLIRYIDSNFEGPSLFPDDPSKREFAEEMFSHFDSFYKAVISSFKEDTVNDGITAFDSIETALSKFVDGPFFLGTFSLVDIAYAPFIERFQPFLLDVKNFDITTGRTKLAAWIEEMNQIEAYTVTKRDPKELLESYKKRFLSQV, encoded by the exons atggCAGCTTTGAGCATTGGATATCAAATTCATTTCCATTTCAATCCTCCTAATCTTCCTCCTTTACCGACCAAATTCAGTTCTCTCTCTTTTACTGCTAAACACCCATTAAGATGCCATCACATTGGGTGCCCCAAAATCTATGCGCCACCAGCTGTTTCAGTAATGGCTTTTGG AAGTTCCAGAGAGGTGCTTCCCCCTGCCCTTGATTCCTCTTCAGAGCCACCGGTCATCTTTGATGGAACTCCCAA GCTTTATATCTCTTACTCATGCCCATATGCCCAACGTACGTGGATTGCTAGAAATTATAAG GGGTTGCAGGAAAAGATAAAGTTGGTTCCTATTGATCTAAAGAACAGGCCAGATTGGTACAAAGAGAAGGTTTATCCAGCAAATAAG GTTCCATCACTGGAGCACAACAATGAAGTTAAGGGAGAGAGTATGGATCTAATTAGATATATTGACAGTAACTTTGAAGGGCCTTCGCTTTTCCCAGAT GATCCTTCTAAGAGAGAATTCGCGGAAGAAATGTTCTCCCACTTTGACTCCTTTTACAAAGCTGTAATTTCATCTTTCAAGGAAGACACAGTAAATGATGGCA TTACAGCATTTGATTCCATTGAGACTGCTCTTTCCAAGTTTGTTGATGGACCTTTCTTCCTTGGTACGTTCAGTCTG GTGGATATAGCTTATGCTCCATTCATTGAAAGATTCCAGCCCTTCTTGCTCGATGTAAAGAACTTTGATATTACAACAGGCAGGACAAAACTTGCAGCATGGATCGAG GAGATGAACCAAATTGAGGCTTATACAGTAACTAAACGCGACCCAAAGGAGCTTCTGGAAAGCTATAAAAAACGTTTCTTG TCTCAGGTTTGA
- the LOC107762422 gene encoding large ribosomal subunit protein uL10c-like gives MEATFFTLPSSTSHSYPFSLKSHFNNPLTLPTHPHFKPKSKNLTIRSAISRTKKEETVETVKQQLEDCYLLAGISYKGLTVKQFQELRSQLPDTTKLLVAKNTLVLKAIEGTKWEALKPCMKGMNAWLFVHSEEIPAALKPYRTFQKEKKLEDNDFTGAVFEGKFYGPEEFKALETLPTRAEIYSQLLGSLKGPASAVVGTIQAPARNLVMVLKAYVKKLEEEGGSQ, from the coding sequence ATGGAGGCTACTTTCTTCACCTTACCCTCTTCAACCTCTCACTCCTACCCTTTCTCCCTCAAATCCCACTTCAACAACCCCCTCACCCTCCCCACCCACCCCCATTTCAaacccaagtccaaaaatttaaCCATTCGTTCAGCTATTAGCCGAACCAAGAAAGAAGAAACAGTCGAAACTGTAAAACAACAGCTCGAAGATTGTTACCTTTTAGCTGGAATCAGTTACAAGGGCTTAACAGTCAAACAATTTCAAGAACTGAGATCTCAATTGCCTGATACTACAAAACTTCTCGTCGCTAAAAACACTTTAGTACTTAAAGCAATTGAAGGTACGAAATGGGAAGCGTTAAAGCCATGTATGAAAGGAATGAATGCGTGGTTATTTGTACATAGTGAGGAAATTCCAGCTGCTTTAAAACCTTATAGAACATTCCAGAAGGAAAAGAAATTAGAGGATAATGATTTTACTGGTGCTGTTTTTGAAGGGAAATTTTATGGACCTGAGGAATTTAAGGCTCTTGAAACTTTACCTACACGGGCTGAGATTTATTCACAGCTTCTTGGGTCTTTGAAAGGACCGGCTTCGGCTGTTGTTGGAACTATTCAAGCTCCAGCTAGGAATTTGGTTATGGTGCTTAAAGCTTATGTTAAGAAATTGGAGGAAGAAGGCGGAAGTCAATAG